In one Niallia taxi genomic region, the following are encoded:
- a CDS encoding bifunctional aldolase/short-chain dehydrogenase, translating into MVKSLWQEEQAAKLAQGLDELVYRSNLIGTDRAVCNWGGGNTSMKTTVKDFRGRDVEVMWVKGSGSDLATMKAHNFTGLNLDDIRPLLEKAEMPDEEMVEYLSHCMIDSKHPRASIETLLHAFLPFKHVDHTHPDAIISLCCADNGKQIAEEIYGNRFVWVPYIRPGFTLSKMIAEGVKNNPNAELVLMEKHGLVVWGDTAKESYEKTIAIINEAESYINRKIETNQVFGSAKYEALSNADAEEILAVIMPVIRGAVSEEKKMLLTYDRGEDVLEFVNSHDAKSLSQVGAACPDHLVHTKMVPLYVEWDPSTKDIALLKEEVKKGIAAFKQAYIAYFDRNKNEGDQIFETAPRVILIPGIGMINTGKNVAMSKVSGALYHRAIAVMKGATALGEFVSLNENESFNVEYWPLELYKLSLAPKEAEFSRKVAFVTGGAGGIGSETCRLLASEGAHVVLADLNLEGAEKIAAEINELYGEERALAVKMDVTSEQAVQEAYKKTALTFGGVDIIVNNAGLATSSPFDETTLQEWNLNMNVLGTGYFLVAREAFKQMKEQALGGSMVFIGSKNSVYAGKNAAAYSAVKAMETHLARCIAAEGGEFGIRVNSVLPDAVLQGSAIWGSRWREERAAAYGIEPDQLEDHYRKRTTLLVNIYPKDIAEAISYFASSKAEKTTGCMITVDGGVPAAFTR; encoded by the coding sequence ATGGTGAAAAGTTTATGGCAGGAAGAACAGGCAGCAAAATTAGCACAAGGTTTGGATGAGCTAGTATACCGTTCTAATTTAATCGGCACAGACCGTGCTGTCTGCAACTGGGGCGGTGGAAACACTTCTATGAAGACGACAGTTAAGGATTTTAGAGGACGTGATGTAGAAGTGATGTGGGTGAAGGGAAGCGGTTCAGATTTAGCAACGATGAAAGCGCATAACTTCACAGGCTTGAATCTTGACGACATCCGCCCGCTTTTGGAAAAAGCCGAAATGCCTGATGAGGAAATGGTAGAATACTTGTCTCATTGCATGATTGACAGCAAGCATCCTCGTGCATCAATTGAAACATTATTACATGCATTCCTGCCATTTAAACATGTCGATCACACACATCCTGATGCGATTATCAGTCTGTGCTGTGCTGATAATGGCAAGCAAATCGCAGAAGAAATATATGGAAACCGTTTTGTGTGGGTACCGTACATTCGTCCTGGCTTTACATTATCTAAAATGATCGCAGAAGGTGTGAAAAATAATCCCAATGCAGAATTAGTGTTGATGGAGAAGCATGGTCTTGTTGTCTGGGGAGATACAGCAAAGGAAAGCTATGAAAAAACAATTGCGATTATTAATGAAGCAGAGTCCTATATTAATAGGAAGATAGAAACTAATCAAGTATTCGGCAGCGCTAAATATGAAGCCTTAAGCAATGCAGACGCAGAAGAAATTCTTGCGGTAATCATGCCAGTTATTCGCGGTGCTGTCAGTGAAGAGAAAAAGATGCTTTTGACTTACGACAGAGGAGAAGATGTCCTTGAGTTTGTGAACAGTCACGATGCAAAGAGCTTATCACAAGTAGGAGCAGCATGTCCTGATCACTTAGTTCATACGAAGATGGTTCCGCTGTATGTGGAATGGGACCCATCAACAAAAGATATTGCGCTGTTAAAAGAAGAAGTGAAAAAAGGGATTGCTGCATTTAAACAAGCCTATATTGCCTATTTTGACCGAAATAAAAACGAAGGCGACCAAATATTCGAAACAGCTCCGCGTGTTATCTTAATTCCAGGCATCGGAATGATTAATACAGGCAAAAATGTGGCCATGTCCAAAGTTAGCGGTGCCCTTTACCATCGAGCAATTGCAGTAATGAAAGGCGCAACAGCATTAGGAGAATTTGTTTCATTAAATGAAAATGAATCATTTAATGTAGAATACTGGCCATTAGAGCTTTACAAATTGTCACTTGCTCCAAAAGAGGCAGAGTTTTCAAGAAAAGTAGCCTTTGTAACTGGTGGAGCAGGCGGAATCGGCAGCGAGACTTGCAGACTGTTAGCATCAGAAGGCGCACATGTAGTGTTGGCAGACTTGAATTTAGAGGGTGCTGAAAAAATTGCTGCAGAAATAAACGAACTGTATGGGGAAGAGCGTGCGCTTGCAGTTAAGATGGATGTTACAAGTGAACAAGCAGTTCAAGAGGCATACAAAAAAACTGCACTTACTTTCGGCGGTGTCGACATCATTGTCAACAATGCTGGATTAGCGACATCCAGTCCGTTTGATGAAACAACCTTACAAGAGTGGAACTTAAACATGAATGTACTTGGAACAGGCTATTTCCTTGTTGCAAGAGAAGCATTTAAACAGATGAAGGAACAGGCACTTGGCGGAAGCATGGTGTTCATCGGCTCGAAAAACTCTGTTTATGCAGGCAAAAACGCCGCAGCATACAGTGCTGTTAAAGCGATGGAAACACATCTTGCCCGCTGCATCGCAGCAGAAGGCGGAGAATTTGGAATCCGCGTAAACTCTGTCCTGCCAGATGCTGTGCTGCAAGGCTCTGCCATTTGGGGATCAAGATGGCGCGAAGAGAGAGCAGCAGCATACGGCATAGAACCAGACCAATTAGAAGATCATTACCGCAAACGCACAACATTGCTTGTCAACATCTATCCAAAAGACATAGCAGAAGCAATCAGTTACTTCGCTTCCTCAAAAGCAGAGAAAACAACAGGCTGCATGATTACAGTCGACGGCGGAGTACCAGCAGCATTTACTAGATAA
- a CDS encoding cyclase, producing MDKRVQFDFEIDFTNGGGIQGQGFRLDINGEDISDGDLAKYIVEDMRLLMVGKVRIFNKKIINEKHKRNKNQLP from the coding sequence ATGGATAAAAGAGTCCAATTCGACTTTGAAATTGATTTCACCAATGGCGGAGGTATACAGGGACAGGGTTTCCGTCTTGACATTAATGGTGAGGACATTTCTGATGGTGATTTAGCGAAGTATATCGTAGAAGATATGAGGTTGCTAATGGTTGGGAAAGTCCGGATATTCAACAAAAAAATAATTAATGAAAAACACAAGCGAAATAAGAATCAGCTGCCATAA